A stretch of DNA from Caretta caretta isolate rCarCar2 chromosome 24, rCarCar1.hap1, whole genome shotgun sequence:
TCCCGTCAAGGCtctgctaatcatagaatcatagaatatcagggttggaagggacttcaggaggtcatctagtccaaccccctgctcaaagcaggaccaatccccaactaaatcatccctaaATGTCTCTGCTCTGTTCACTCCTCCCTCTACCCCAGAGTGCCCTGAGCAGCAGGATGAGTGCTATCACCCTCCGTtgcacagagggagggggaaactgaggcacagggacttTACCCAAGGCCAggcaatcagtggcagagcctggggcCCTCACCACTAAGCCATGCTGGCAGCCcatagcccaggaggggtggcaCAGGGCAAGTGTGGGGGCAGCTCAGGGAAGGGAGCTGGCAGGAAGCCAGGCCCATGGAAGGGGAGCGGGAGCCAGGTTGGGGCTCTGAGGGGCTGTATTTTGAGTGGGGGCTAGAAGGCAAGATCAGAAGTTGGGAGGGATTTAGGGGGCTATGGAGAGTGGGGGGCACCATGGAGATAATCAGGAATTGGGGGTGGACCTGGAAGGGTGGTTATGTGGAGTTGGAGTCACTGGGGGCAATCAGGGGTTAGGGGTTGGTCTGGGGTTGAGGGGAGTCAGGGGGCACCAGGAAGgcaatcaggagttgggaggtaaGCCTGAGGGGGTTTAGAGGAGTTGGGGGTTGCAAGAGGGAAGTTTGGAGTTGGGGTTGGGTTCAGGGGGGATGGGGTTGAGGGGAGTTGAGGGTcactggggggcagtcaggagttgGAGTTGGATTTGGGATGGTTGAGGAGAGTTGGGGAACATCCAGGAGAGCAATCAGGAGTTGGGGTTGGGTCTGGGGGGTTGAGGGGAgtttgggagctgctggggggcagtcagggttgGGTCTGGGGTTCAGGGAAGTTGGGGGGCACCAGGGGAGCAATCAGGAGTTGAGGGAAAGCCTGAGGAGTAAGGGGAGTTAGGGGTCACCAGGGAGATAATCAAGAGTTGATCGAAGAGCTGGGACACCATAGTGGGGGGTAGAGGGAGCACTGGAGGTGGGTCTGTAGGTCCTCAGCGCTATAAGAGTTAAGTGTCCTTACTGGGAAAGTGGGGGGTGCATCTATTTATCCCCAGTGTCCTGCTTGCTCCCTCAGACTCTAAGGAGCTTGGCCGGGGCAGCTAGCCTCCAGGGTGCTAAGATGGCGAAGGAGAACTCTGGCTTCTCCACCATCCCCGAGACTCCGGTGAGTGAGGCAAAGCCCCCGCTCTGTTCCCGCCCGTCCAAGGCCTCAGCGCGGCTCCGCAGGGATAACGAGCGGGAGAAGGCCGAGAAGAAGAAAAGGCGCCAGCGGTATGTGGAGAAGGGCGGCAAGTGCAACGTGCAGCACGGCAACGTGCGGGAGACCTACCGCTACCTCACGGACATCTTCACCACCCTGGTGGACCTCAAGTGGCGCTTCAGCCTGTTGGTCTTCACCCTGGCCTATGCCATCACCTGGCTCTTCTTTGGCCTCATCTGGTGGTTCATTGCCTATTGCCGTGGCGACTTGGACCACCTGGAGGACCACACCTGGACGCCCTGTGTCAACAACCTCAATGGGTTCGTCTCGGCCTTCCTCTTCTCCATTGAGACGGAGACCACCATTGGCTATGGTCACCGGGTCATTACAGACAAGTGTCCTGAAGGCATCATCCTCTTGTTGCTGCAGGCCATCCTGGGCTCCATGGTCAACGCCTTCATGGTGGGCTGCATGTTCGTCAAGATCTCCCAGCCCAACAAGCGGGCCGAGACCCTCGTCTTCTCCTCCCACGCCGTGGTCTCGCTGCGCGACGACCACCTGTGCCTCATGTTCCGGGTTGGGGACCTGCGCAGCTCCCACATTGTGGAGGCCTCCATCCGGGCCAAGCTGATCAAGTCCaagcagacccaggagggggagtTTATCCCCCTCAACCAGACGGACATCAACGTGGGCTTCGAGACGGGCGATGACCGCCTCTTCCTGGTCTCGCCCCTCATCATCAGCCACGAGATCAATGAGCACAGCCCCTTCTGGGAGGTCTCCAGGGAGCAGCTGGCGAAGGATGAGTTTGAGATTGTCGTCATTTTGGAAGGGATGGTGGAGGCCACAGGTAAGATGTTTTGCCTGGGGTTCCCCAGGATCATACTGGACTAGGATGGGTTTTGGGCCTAACCCAGGCTAATGCTGGTTTGGGGACAGGGTTTACCTTGAATCTGCCCCAGTCTTGCCCTGGATCTAGTCCAGATTTGGGCCTAATCCAGACTCTCACTAGTTCTTGTTCAGTTTTGGGACCATATTTGGACTGAGTCCGTTCTCGTCTCACACAAACTCCAGTCCAGGTTTTGAGCCTATCCTAGGTTCACACTTTCCCAGCCAGTTTAGGGACAAGGTTCAGAGTGAGTTCGTCCTAGGCCCAGGCTGGATCCAATCCAGGTCTTGGGCAGCATTTAACTTGGGAGGTGAGCATGTGGCTGCTCCACGTGCACCCCTGAGCAGCTGCACTGGGTCAGAACACATCACTTACAGGGGCGGGGTGTGTCCTTTTTTGCCCATAGGAATCCAGACCAAGACTTTTCCCCAGGCTGGGCTCACCTGGGATTCTACCTcaggactgctcagcccacaccctaggTGCTCCCTCCCCAGACAGCCTGCTCCTATTTGTCTTGTTTCTGGGCGGGCAGTGCCTCCTAGCCTCAGTGAGTTGAGAAAGCTGGATCCACAGTGGGGAGTGCGCCAGCCTATTACATTCTTCCCCATGCCGTCTGGTTTCCTCCCCACATATGTAGCCTCTTTGCGATCCAACTCCAAAGAAGCCTGTGGTTGTCTGGTGTTCTGCCATCTCTGTCAGCCTCACTCCTGATCTCCCCTGGAGCTCACCTCCTGCCTCATTCCTGGTCACATCTCATCCATATAGCAATGGAAGCAACAGAGCCACTTaaaggataacaacctactactcCTGACAGCTAATGGAATTATTCCTTTTGCTCAAGAGGTTGAGAGAGGTCTGTGCTGCAGTGCTAAAAGTGGGATCCAGGCCACTGGTACAAAACCCTCTGATAACCCATGAAGGTAGAGGTAAAATGCTTACACAGATCATGGGTACAAGGCACTGGCTCAGAGCTATgtgatctgggttcagttctggctctgccacttacTCCCTTTGATTTTTGGATTGGTCACGATCTCTCACTGGGCATcaggttccccagctgtaaaatgggaatttaCACTGTGAGCTCTTTCAGGCAGGAACTGTCTATCCCTgtatgtctgtgcagtgcctggcacgatGGGGCACTGATTTCGGGGAAGGACtgtgtgcagcgcctggcacagtggggccccactCTCAGTCTGATCTTGGTTATGGTCTGTAAGCACTACCTTTATCCAAATAATAATATATTGGGCGCATTTGAGTTAGTTAATTAAAaacgaaaaagaaaaaaaaagggcagcTGGAAGAAATAGGAACCCTAAGAGAAGATCATTAAATAAACAGCAATTCCTGTTTTATTCAATCAGTAGGGAATGAATCACCATTACTCTGAAGAAGTTAAAAACAATTCTCCTTTATTCTGAAGCTTCATGTCAAGTACAGGCAATAAACCATCACACCATTGACAGAAGCTGGTGGTGGGAATGCGTCATTTATTCCCTGTTAATGACCTGGAGCCTTTGCGTAAATGAAATCTGTGCTGCtcagggtgctggaggccttCTGCTCTGAAGCGGGCACTTCTGTGCTGCAGTGCTAGCTAGCTGTTCTCTTCGCTGTTACGCACCAGTTCCATTGGCCGCTGATCGATGTAATCGAACAGGACGTGCTCTGTAGTGAAGAGGGCTCTTCGGGTGGCAGTGGCtgtgtgattaaggcactggacagGGGCTCGGGGGATCGGGATTCAATTTCTGGGGCTCCCACAGGCTCCCTGCGTGACCCTTAAAGACACATAGCTCTTAGTTTTCAGCTGTGACTAATGGCTTTGAgtgctgacccccccccccgcaactgaAAATCCAGCTCCTGTCACGaattcagcccctccccccgccagatCACTTCTCCCTTTCAAAAATGTAAACCCTGACCTTTCCGCACCTCAGATTCCCCATCTGTCACACTGTGACGATTATTATTTATAGTAgggtagtgcctagaagccccactAAGGTCGTGGCACCATCATGCCGGATGCGGCACAGACACatagaggcagtccctgcccccaaacagttCCTGATTTAGATTAGACAGGCAAAGAACCCGAGGCCCCAAGAgtggaaatgacttgcccaaggtcatgcagcaggtcagtggcagagatgggactaaaacccaggtctcctgagcgcCAGGTCAGTGCTTTATTCACTCGAGCACACTACCCTTTAAAGCTGGGCTAATAATGCTGCCCCCCATGGGTGATGTGAGGCTACATTCATTGAggtttgtgaggcactcagggtCTGCCATGATGGGGCCAGATAAGCAGCGGCAGATAGCCGGGGAGTGCTGCAGCCTTTCCTTTTGCAGGTCCATAGCGACAGCAGCCCCTGGGCCCTCCTTTTGTGAACCTCAGAGACGTGGCGTTCTGGGAGAGATACAGAGCGGGCACAGGTTTTATTCTAGCTGTCTGTTGGCACAATCTAGCATCCGGAGCAAGTGTTACAGCAGCCAGCACCTTGTGCCCAGCCATCTGCCCACAGACCACGAGGCCTTCCCAgaacacagtttgagaactgctgggctTTGCATTTCATTATGGGGGTTGTATGTTCAAAGCACTTTTCAGACGTCTATTAACCCTCACAGAACTGCTATGAAGTAGGTAGCGAACTGtgatttgtattgcagtggcACATAGAGGCACCAAATgaagtcagggccccattgtgctgggcactacCCAGAGCCTGTCTGAGCTCAAGACCCCCCGAATTGGGCTGGGCACTGCAGAGacccaactaagatcagggctcccATTGCCCCAGGAATTgcacagaccccagctgagatcagggtccccatTGTGCCAAGTGGGGCATAGAGCCCCACCGAGATCAGgggcccattgtgccaggcgcagCCCAGATCCTGACTGAGATTGGGGCCACATTGGGTTTGACACTGCACAAACTCTAACCAAGATCAGGGTCCTATTGTGGAGGGTGCTTCACAGACGCATAATGAGACacagtcagtgcttaatttgtgccagcgctgagccccggcacctctaggcttggcagttcagagccccggcaccctCTGGGCTTCCCATGTCagttataaaagtaaaaaaattgcttgagccccccgcacctaattgcttgagccctgggacttctttcattacaaattaagcgctGGATACAGTCCCTGTCTGGAAATGCTCACAGTCTGactagacaaggcagacacagtgAGGTAGTAGTCTCACCAGGATActggtgtggaaactgaggcacagtgaggggaAGAGATTTGCCTGAAGCGACCCAGTGAGTCAGTAGGACTAGAATCCAAGTCTCTAAACTCTAACCCAGAGACCATGCCCCAGCCATCTAAACACTGATGGAAACAGCCAAAATGGCCGGCAGTGTGTTCTAGCGGACAGAGCACTGGACAGCGACTCAGGAAACCCGGGAACTCTCTCGGCCTCTgtcactggctggctgggtgactttgggcagcTCACGtcacccctctgcctcagtttgcccagcTGCGAAAGGGGGACAAGGATCCTGAGCTGCTCTGAAAGCGACAGAGGAGATGCGCTAGAGAAGTGCGCTAGGTCTCATTCTTATAGTGTCAAATCCCGGGCGTTCTGTGGAAATTTTCCAGTGGCACTTTGGCTAAGAGGGGAGACCAATCAATGGCCTCAGccgcagcccagcctggctgccatgctctgggcagcacagagATGATGAAGGACAGGATCCTGCCTCCTGGGGATTTGTTGAAAAAATTCTCCCCAGGGCCCCATCTTCCCAGGGCTCATGGCCTTCCTGTCCATTCTCTCCCCCTCGTCCCTTGCTCCTGGACATGGGAGcagcagcttttatttttaaacctgttCCTCGCTCCGTCACATCACGGGGAGTTATGTAACCCTGCCGTTAAGTGCAACGTTCATCACCACGGCAACCCAGGCCCATGTCACCAGTGGAGAATTCTGCCTCTTGGCTGGCTCTGAGCGAGGGTAGGAGCAGGTCAAGAGCAGATGCATCCCCTGGGCGAGAGCTACGTGCCTCCCTCATAGGAGGGTTGACTGGGGATCAGCCCCCGACTTCTCCGGCCCTGTGGTCCTTCTGGCAAGGCTACAGCTGCATCAGGACTCTTATGGAACAAAGGCGGTAGGCTGCGAGAGAAGCAGTGTGGGTGAGTGGTTAGGCCACTTCCCTgccctgggaatcaggagacccgAGCTATGGCGTGTGACCTTGCGCAGGCCTGTGCCTCTCAGTCCCCTCCcgtcctgtgtctgtcttgtctatttgcaGTGTCTTCAcagcagggactgcctcttgGTAGGTGGACGCACAGCACGTAGCGGACCAGGGGGCCAGTCTTGGATGTTACAGTGACATTACAGCACCATCATCATAACAATCCTACAAAATTGTCCCTGAAGTTTCTGCTCAAAACAGGGCATCATTAccccccatttacagatggggaaactgaggcacagagcagggaaggggcttgtgcaaggtcacacagtaTAGAGCTAGGAGCAGAACCTGGATCTTCAGAGTCCCAGGTCTCTGCTCCATCTTATGGACTATGCTGCCTCTGTGCCCTCTGACATGAGGGCACGATGAAACTGGTACACTCTGGTGGGATCCAGCCAGATGAAAGGAGCTGTGTATGCCTAGGCAATGAGCATGACTGTCGAATGGCATCCCGCCCCAGAGTAAGGGTGTTATTTGCTATGGAGCAAGGGGACAGTTGCTCCCCTAAActtggttccccccccccgccgacTTTTCATAGGTCTGTATATTCCATTATctcttccactccccaccctgaCTTTGCCAGATACAATATAATCACATGTCATGTTCCATATGCTGACACACAACATGGCCCTACCCCTGAATGtttctgaaatgatgcccctGCCTCAGAGGTGGTTGCATGTTGCTGGTGGTTGCATATGTACAGGATTTGAATTTCACATGCGGGCGCTTGATTCACCAGCTGGGCACTCAGTTATTATTGCTGATGGTTATCAACTGAGGGGGGAAGAAGAGTCAGACACACGGCAGCTGGATCCTTTCTGAACACTACATTCCCAGGGATTATCTGTCTCTCTGGCCAGGCTCTGATCTGCCCTTTGAAAGCAAACCAGCAGCCTGTATTTTGACCCTTCCCAGTGGGCAGTGTCACCAGGCAAAgggcagcctctgccccaaaTATAAGAGgtcccagataccatggtgatgggtgcattGGAAACACCAGCTAGGCTGGGGACATGGTTGCAGAAGCGAGCTGTAAACAAAGGGGTGCATGGCACATTTGCACCTGTAGGTGGCACCAGTACTTCACTGATGCTCCATGGTGAGCTATGATGCCCTCTCCCTATGTGCCCTGCAACCAGTGTAAGGGGGGACGGGCAGGGGGGTGTTCCTGGGATTGGATGATACTGGCAGTGCCCCAGCAGGATGGGCATGAAGCCCATAAACCCTGGTCACCTGCTGTCATGTGCACTGAGTGTGTCACTGATTCTCTGGCCCTAATTTTGGAAGCTGATAATCTTTTCTTTCCacgtgccccctccccaccccgccccataTTAGGGCACTAGCCCAATGGGAATTTCACCTCCTTACACCTTGTCTGGGCCCCAACAAGCTCTTCTCTGCGTCCCGACGGAGCCTGCGCTCTGACCTCCGAGAGGGTGGGCCAGGCTGCCTCTCCCAGGGATTTCAGCATTAGTCAGGATCCATGTATCTTTTATCCAGGCTGAAGCTTAATGCTTTGATTGATCATGATTATACAAGGCTAATCCCTCTGAATGGCTGGAGTGAATGCAAGTGTAAGAGGAATGGATGGCAGCGCCGGGCCATGCCAACTAGCTGAGTACATGATGTGCACACTGCAACATAACCTCCAGTTCcaaacagccccctccccattctcctctTTCACTGTCACCCTCTCATTTACTCTCTCTTCTCTCACTTATTTTTCGCTCCTTTTGATCAATTTCACTTTCTCTCACTCTTTCACTATCTTTCTCCCATTCTGCTTTCAGACTCTTTCACGATTACCCACTGGttgtttctcttttctctcaCTACTTCTCTTTCCATTCtatcacctctgctgcccacaattcaagaaggatgttgatatattggagagggttcagagaagagccaagaggaTGATTGagggattagaaaacctgccttgtggTCATAGGCtctaggagctcaatctattcattTTAACAAAGGGAacgctaaggggtgacttgatcactgtctataagtacctacatgaggaataaacatttgataatgggctcttcagtccagcagacaaaggtataacaagatgtaatggctggaagctgaagctagatacattcagacaggaaattaggtgcacatttttagcagtgagggtaattaccCATTGGAACAATGTGCCAAGTGctgtgggggattctccatctctggcaatttctaaatcaagactggatatttttgtaATAGATTTACTCTAGTTCAACTAGGAATTAATCCAGCGAAGTTCTATAGCCTGACTATAGCCTAACTATAGTTCTATAGTTTTTCAGCAGGTCAAGCTAGTCCCTTCTGGGCTCAGAATCTAGGACTGTACAGATCTTTTCTCTCCTCCCAAAGGGTTTATTACAAACCCAAAGCCAGTCCCAGGTTCTCCACAAACACTTccgggggcttgtctacacaggaaagcgTTATCAGTCATATCACTATCATTGGACCTGGACAGTTAAAACCCCCTCGAGTTATACCGGTGTACCTCGCCAAGTGGACATGCAGCACTCCAGTACAAgagtggttgttgtttggtttatCTTTAACCCCCTACCCACGTGacataagctaaactgaaaaagaCCCTGCTTATACTGAGATAAGTGTCCATATGAAAGTTATACCCATTTAAATTCACCCCTTAGTTTTTCCCCCTGGAGGCAAGTCCTGCTATAGAAGAGGTTATAGCTCAAGTAAATTGATTCTCAATTAACTCAAGATAATTAACACATTTGCACAGGCTGGTCTGGACTCTCCTCGAGTGCTCATTCCAGGACACAGATGTTTGTGGTGAGTCCTAGAACCAGGCGGCCTAAGTCCTGCTATGGGAGTTGAGCTGAAACACAGCAGGGCCTCGCAGTTTgggttctattctattctattctattctattctgtcctacttcttatcctacctaCATCATTGCTGTATCTAGGGATTggacttttaaaggtatttaggtgcctaaaatgcAGATAGGAGCCCAATCCTCTGATGGTGGGCACATTATATTGATATAAATGTGCTTATCCTGGTGAAACTATTCCCACACGAGAAGGTGAAAATGCTATGCTGGTAAAATAattaatacctagcttttatatagcacttttcatctttagatcataaagcacctttataccactCTAAgtccaggtcatagaatcatagaagattagggttggaagagacctcaggaggtcatctagtccaaccccctgctcaaagcaggaccaacaccaaccaaatcatcccagccagggctttgtcaaaccgggccttaaacctctaaggatggagattccaccacctccctaggtaacccgttccagtgcttcatcaccctcctcgtgaaatagtttttcctaatatccaacctagacctcccccactgcaacttgagaccattactcctcattctgtcatctgccattgctgagaacagccaagctccgtcctctttggaacccgctttaggtagttgaaggctgctatcaaatcccccctcactcttctcttctggagactaaataagaccagttccctcagcctctccttgtaagccatgtgccccagccccctaatcatttttgttgccttccgttggactctttccaatttgtccacatcctttctgtaatgaggggcccaaaactagacacaatactccagatgtggactcaccagtgccgaatagaggggaataatcatttccctctacctactggcaatgcttctactaatacagctcaatatgccactagccttcttggcaatggggcccactgctgactcatatccagcttctcgtccactttaatccccaggtccttttctgcagaactgctgccgagtcattcggtccccagcctgtagcggtgcctgggattcttccatcataAGTGCAGcactcttcacttgtccttgttgaacctcgtcagatttcttttggccccatcctccaataggtcactctggaccctatccctaccctccagcgtatctagc
This window harbors:
- the KCNJ9 gene encoding G protein-activated inward rectifier potassium channel 3 isoform X1, which produces MAPWLWNVLRDRTRLCPGPGGSRLGSAPCAGAGRCGDPGLGRTPAGPRSRAGGSGSPGSPAQPREVRRGCRGNGREAGVPGKGRTQTHRHAQTDTRTAPAAVAAGSRALPGWPRCGPWAGCGRPAATLRSLAGAASLQGAKMAKENSGFSTIPETPVSEAKPPLCSRPSKASARLRRDNEREKAEKKKRRQRYVEKGGKCNVQHGNVRETYRYLTDIFTTLVDLKWRFSLLVFTLAYAITWLFFGLIWWFIAYCRGDLDHLEDHTWTPCVNNLNGFVSAFLFSIETETTIGYGHRVITDKCPEGIILLLLQAILGSMVNAFMVGCMFVKISQPNKRAETLVFSSHAVVSLRDDHLCLMFRVGDLRSSHIVEASIRAKLIKSKQTQEGEFIPLNQTDINVGFETGDDRLFLVSPLIISHEINEHSPFWEVSREQLAKDEFEIVVILEGMVEATGMTCQARSSYLMDEVLWGHRFMSVLSLEDGFYEVDYNSFHQTFEVPTPSCSAKELAEATARMDAHLYWSIPSRLDEKVEEGTEKEAGDKERNGSLANSETVQINERGPLREGAGGGFL
- the KCNJ9 gene encoding G protein-activated inward rectifier potassium channel 3 isoform X2, encoding MAKENSGFSTIPETPVSEAKPPLCSRPSKASARLRRDNEREKAEKKKRRQRYVEKGGKCNVQHGNVRETYRYLTDIFTTLVDLKWRFSLLVFTLAYAITWLFFGLIWWFIAYCRGDLDHLEDHTWTPCVNNLNGFVSAFLFSIETETTIGYGHRVITDKCPEGIILLLLQAILGSMVNAFMVGCMFVKISQPNKRAETLVFSSHAVVSLRDDHLCLMFRVGDLRSSHIVEASIRAKLIKSKQTQEGEFIPLNQTDINVGFETGDDRLFLVSPLIISHEINEHSPFWEVSREQLAKDEFEIVVILEGMVEATGMTCQARSSYLMDEVLWGHRFMSVLSLEDGFYEVDYNSFHQTFEVPTPSCSAKELAEATARMDAHLYWSIPSRLDEKVEEGTEKEAGDKERNGSLANSETVQINERGPLREGAGGGFL